One region of Culex pipiens pallens isolate TS chromosome 2, TS_CPP_V2, whole genome shotgun sequence genomic DNA includes:
- the LOC120413118 gene encoding probable aminopeptidase NPEPL1 produces MSKLSYRRELVPSDPAQAPVLIVGQTGHLKELPFERVRCKLEPRVSAEIFEQAKSVLHPAPTDSCSLYLDLAKLAVLPTKASRHNSESRGHALTKLVQTHTSGVSESIVVVCDKENLFASGCAVARAFPLYSRKTSKAENGVTSAESVAVDVEFLLTGDDCVTKQDVLVLESAAKGIRLAAKIVDAPCSEMNVSGFLKEIDVVAKELKLTPKVIRGEELKEQGFGGIYGVGKASDDPPALAVLSYEPEGATETVAWVGKGIVYDTGGLSIKGKTAMPGMKRDCGGAAAILGAFYAAVKCGFKQNLHAVFCLAENSVGPNATRPDDIHRLYSGQTVEINNTDAEGRLVLSDGVCYADRNLKAGIILDMATLTGAQGIATGKYHGAILTNSEQWEQKALIVGRKTADLLAPVPYCPELHFCEFKSAVADMKNSVMDRGNAQVSCAGLFVGAHLGFDYEGAWMHVDMASPVHNGERATGYGVALLLGLFGEHSGADLLKHVAEAAAAGGTVKEPQHKKARVN; encoded by the coding sequence ATGAGCAAGCTGAGCTACCGGCGCGAGCTGGTCCCTAGTGACCCGGCCCAGGCCCCGGTTCTGATTGTTGGCCAGACGGGTCATTTGAAGGAGCTTCCGTTCGAGCGGGTTCGCTGCAAGCTGGAGCCCCGTGTGAGCGCGGAAATCTTCGAACAGGCCAAATCCGTGCTGCATCCGGCGCCGACCGACAGCTGCTCGCTGTACCTGGACCTGGCCAAGCTGGCGGTTCTGCCGACCAAGGCGTCCCGGCACAACTCGGAGTCACGCGGTCACGCACTGACCAAGTTGGTGCAGACGCACACTTCGGGGGTCAGCGAATCGATTGTGGTTGTGTGCGACAAGGAGAACCTGTTTGCTTCCGGATGTGCCGTGGCCAGAGCCTTTCCGTTGTACAGTCGCAAGACTAGTAAGGCGGAAAATGGCGTAACTTCGGCGGAATCGGTTGCCGTCGATGTGGAATTTCTGTTGACCGGGGATGACTGTGTGACGAAGCAGGACGTTTTGGTGCTGGAGAGTGCCGCTAAGGGGATAAGACTGGCAGCCAAGATAGTGGACGCGCCTTGCAGCGAGATGAACGTGTCCGGGTTCCTGAAGGAAATTGATGTGGTGGCCAAAGAGTTGAAGTTGACGCCGAAGGTAATTCGTGGAGAAGAGCTCAAGGAGCAAGGCTTTGGAGGGATCTACGGTGTGGGAAAGGCATCGGATGATCCTCCGGCTTTGGCAGTTCTGTCGTACGAACCGGAAGGTGCTACCGAAACCGTCGCTTGGGTCGGCAAGGGAATCGTGTACGACACCGGTGGCCTTAGCATCAAGGGTAAGACTGCCATGCCGGGGATGAAACGTGACTGCGGTGGTGCGGCCGCAATTTTGGGCGCCTTCTACGCTGCGGTCAAGTGCGGCTTCAAGCAGAATCTGCACGCCGTGTTCTGTCTGGCGGAGAACTCCGTTGGACCGAACGCAACCCGTCCGGACGACATTCATCGGCTGTACTCGGGCCAAACCGTGGAGATCAACAACACCGATGCCGAGGGTCGGTTGGTGCTGTCGGATGGAGTTTGCTACGCCGATCGCAACCTTAAAGCTGGCATCATTCTGGACATGGCAACGCTCACCGGCGCGCAAGGCATTGCAACGGGCAAGTACCACGGCGCTATTCTGACCAACAGCGAGCAGTGGGAGCAAAAGGCGTTGATCGTCGGTCGTAAAACAGCGGACCTGCTTGCACCGGTTCCGTACTGCCCGGAGTTGCACTTTTGCGAGTTTAAATCGGCAGTTGCGGACATGAAGAATTCGGTTATGGATCGCGGAAACGCACAGGTCAGCTGCGCCGGACTCTTCGTGGGGGCTCATCTGGGATTCGATTACGAAGGTGCCTGGATGCATGTGGACATGGCCTCGCCGGTACACAACGGAGAACGCGCCACCGGATACGGTGTTGCGTTGCTGTTGGGACTGTTTGGCGAGCACAGTGGCGCTGATTTGTTGAAGCACGTGGCCGAAGCTGCTGCAGCTGGAGGAACGGTCAAAGAACCGCAGCATAAGAAAGCCCGCGTAAATTGA